The following nucleotide sequence is from Brassica oleracea var. oleracea cultivar TO1000 unplaced genomic scaffold, BOL UnpScaffold01379, whole genome shotgun sequence.
CGCTGATAAAATACATACCTGAACTATTATGATGTGCCAAAGCATACCTGAActcattaaaattttgaatttcatgCCCAGATTTTAAAAGCCACGCTAAttctgattttgattttaacgctgttaattttttcttaacgGTGATGACTAGATGATTACGTGGTGGATGAGTCAGCCTAAACATTAAACATGCCAAATGAAAATAAGAACGTAATGGGCCAAATTGATATTTGTTGGGTTGTAACCCTAAATATTTGGGTTCATAACAAAAAGTCATCGTTTGTTTGTCGTtgtctctttttatttcttcttcttccccgaCAAAGACAACAGTCTCGTGGTCAATTGTAGATTCAGCAGGAATGTCTCACTCAGCGAAGCCAAGCTCGTCTTCGGTGTCTTGTAAGTGAATCAATTGGTTTGGtgatgtttttctttctctgttactgtaaataatcaaaaaaaaaatatatataggtgGAGGAAATTGGAGAAGACGTCGTGGAGCAAAAGAGAGAGGAATACCAAAAAAATTTTGGTGTGGAGAAGAGACCATGATTAAAACATCAGGAACAGCTAAAAACCCTGGGAGGCTCTTCCATTGTTGTCCACATGGATCTGAAGGGGTAAAAATCTCGTTTCAAATTCCATTGTTCTATCGTTTAGGTATCACTTGTTGGTGTGGGGAAGTAGGAGGGAAGAGACCATTGTTCTatcgtttagggtttagtttgaAATGGAGATTAAGATTTGGTTATATTGTTCTATTGTTGCAGGATAAATTCCATCTTTTTACATGGACTGATGAATGTGTGGTGGAAGAAATTGAAGATTTAAAAAGTATGATGTGTGATGTAAAAGGAGAAAAGTCGGACTTGAGAGTTGAAGTTGTTGAATTGCAGAAGGAGCTGGAACGGATTAAGCTGACTCTCGAGAGAGACAAgaattattgttgttgttttttgtaAGATTAGTAAGGATTGTTTGTTGTGTTATTATGACTATTTCATCAATGTTTAAGAGTTTTATGATTGAGAAACAAATATCAGTTAACTTAGTAACACGTCTTaacaaaaaacaatacaaaatataGAGTATCGTAGGTGTATGCAAACACCAAAACAAGCAATAAAAAGAAGTACCAAACACATCTTCAACATTAAATAAGTACCAAAACAAACAATGGCCGACTGATCTACTAACACAACATAATAACCATCAAGTTTGACTTGGCTGCGTTTGAGTAGGGCCTTCACAGACATCTAATGCAATCTCCTCCTGTGGTCTCGTGGTTTTCTGCTTCTTAGGTGGTCGAGGCTTACACGCAACTCCAACATTAGGGCATTTAGTACAGTTATGCTCAGGGAACCCACAACGAGAACAATGCATAACACGAGCGTGTTGAGTTACCTTTTTCCCTTTAGTAGGAGACTCATTAACTCCTTTGATTCTTTGTTGAGCCTTCTTCTTACGCCCTTTGGATTTTTCTCTCGGTGGAGCTTGTATTGTTGattcaccagacgacttccaaaaCTTGATTCCCTTAACCGGTTTGATCGAGTCTGAGTATTGTTGCTGCCACTTAGAAGTCAAATACCAATGAGAAACCAAATTGTCGGTCTTATATGTCTTCTTCTGATCCAAAACGACACGAAGAGCATGTCGACATGGAATCCCTGTTAAATCCCACCTCCTACAGCTACATGTCCTCGCTCTCATATCAACCGCATATTGCATAGAATTCTCAGAAACTTCAAACTCACCAGTAGGTCCAGGAAGCGACTTACAGTACTTCCTATGTCTTGTCTCAGATTCTATCATCTTACTAACCTTCAAACTGAACTTTCCCTTGTGTTTTAGGAGTTTTTTCTTCCTTAGATCAATGCGCTTCATTGCAAGTCGTCTCATTGTCTCAAGCATCTCAACCAAAGGCATCGCTCGTGCTTTCTCAAGCGTCCTATTGTATGACTCAGAATTGTTGTTAAGAGAATCTTCACAACAACATGTTGTTGTAAAAAACGCTCTAGAACAAGTTTCTGGGTTCCTGGCCATGAACGCTTCATAGACATCCTTGTCATACTCCTCTAACTCCTTCATACTTGCTTTATAGTCGGCCTCATTGTGGCTTTCCACCACActccaaaacaattttttcatcTGAGGCTTGTTCGGGTAAAACTTCCTTAGATTCTCATAGATATGCCTTGCACACATCCTGTGCTCGACTTTTGGTAACTCATTCACAGCTATAAGTAATCCctaaattcaaacaaaaaggctataatcaattgaaaaatcataatctataaaaaaaatttgaagtttatgAATGATTATACATACCTTTTGTCTATCTGAAACAAGGGTAAACCCATCACCATTTCCAAGATTTAAATCAGCCTTCAGCTTTTGCAAGAACCATACCCATGTCTCTGTATTCTCTATATGCACCACAGCCCAAGCAAGAGGGTAAATCTGATTGTTTGCATCTCTTCCCACTTCAGCTAGAAGTTGGCCCTTAGCCATAGTTTTGAGAAAGCACCCGTCTATCCCAAAGATTGGTCTACAAGTGGTTCGCCATATGTCTCGCAGAACAGCATAACAAACATAGAAGCGATCAAAAAATTCAAGTCCACCAGCTCCAATAACGGTTCGAAGGTCTGTAACTGATCCGGGATTTGTCCTGTCCATAACCAAATCGAATTACATATGTTATAAGACACGTAATtattgaaataaaacaaaaaaaagaaacaattgcTTACTTTTGAATTTCTATTTCATAGTCTTTAATCCTACGAAATTGCTCATCATGCTCATCTTGAATGAGATCCAAAGCTTTTTTTTTCGCCTTGCGACATTGGTCATGAGATGGATTCAAGTCATATCGCAACTGAATCTGGTCTTGGAGTGTTTTTGGCTTCATTTCCGGATCCTCCCTCACTTCATTTAAAAACATCTTCGCAATGCGAGACTCCGTCAATATCTTGCAGTGACCATCTTTGTAACAACTATGGACATCTTGGAATGTATTCACCATCCATTGTGAAACAGATTCTTCATACGACAAATATATCCTCCAAGAGCAAGGAATTTCCCCTTCATCGACTTCTACTCCACATCTTGCCTCTGATTTTACATCTCCCCATCTAGTGAATTGGATATTCCTCCCACCCTTTAATGCATACTCAAACACAGCATCTTTGAAGTCTTTGATACTATCAAAAACTTGCCTTATGTGTAACTCTCCACTGCCTCTCCTCCATCCTTCATAAAGCCTTAGATGTTGTTGTTCCTCATCGTCAGAACAAGGAGGAGTGTCTCTGTAATTTTCATTATCTTCGTCATCAGAAACCTGAGCTATAACAGCTTCAACCCGAGattcttcttcaaattcattCTCTCCATCTTCATATCGCATCTCTTCTGTCTCGCCATTACTCTGACCTCCCTCTTCAACCTCTTCATTCACTACTACGTCAAGGACGTTTTCATGTTCCATATAAACTTCTATATACTTTGTCCAATATGAAGCTTCACACATCAAACGAAATGTGTCACTACCATTACTCAAAATTTTCAGATCCTTCATAGTCTCGTATGGTAGTTTGAACCAGATTCTTTGACCATACAAAGACATCGGGAAATCATTAATCAACCCTGTAAACAAAGCTTGAGCCTGGGTTTGAAGCACATGACGTTCCCCACCAACATATGTAATCATTCCACCTTCATGAGTCTCGAACTTCCCAcgataatatatttgaaacgTTGTATCTCCTTCTTCActgaaatttttcaaaaaataaacatacCATCAAACCTCAATCGACAGAATAACCTAATTTTCAAAAGCATCAATCGTAGATTTCAGTGAAGAGACAAAGACAAACAAAACTTACCTCTTTTTTTAGATGAGTTTAGCAACAACCCAGCTTCTCTAACAATCTGGTTTCTTCAATTTCGTCGATTTTCTTACTGAAAGTTGCTTCTGTTACGATATTCTTTTTCAAAGCAAACTGGGGAGAGTGAAGTCGTAAAAGAACGACAATCTTTTGTTAATTGCCCAATTTGTGAGGGTTTCAGCCCAAAAATAATCAACTTTAGCCCATTTTAATCTCAATTTCGTTTAGCCCATTTATTAATTGAGGTGACTCATCCACCACGTAATTATCTAGTCATCACcgtttatgaaaaaaataacagCGTTAAAATCAAAATTGGAATTAGTGTGGCTTTTAAAATCTGGGCatgaaattcaaatttttaatgaGTTCAGGTATGTTTTGGCACATCGTAATAGTTCAGGTATGAATTTTCTCGGCGACCCATAGTTCGGGCATGAAAAAGCCGTTTTCCCGATCATATAGCTTTAGTTTGTCGAGCTTCTTAATCGACGGCCTATTTAGTGGTTGGTGGAATAAAATGAACGGCCAAGATCTCTTCCTTGgaattaaaataaagtaaatgatCTGTCATTTtctaatcaaaaaaaaaagataaaagctTTTTTTGTCTGAAAGTGTTGTAGAAAAGAAATCATCTTTGAATACCTTTTTATCCAAAACTAATAAAGTCTTATCGGCAAATCATTGTTTGATTCATTGATTAAGCTGAGGAGGGGAGATAAAAGATTCATGGGTGATCATCAGCATCAGAGTCTACTTAGCCTTTGCTATATTGCTTTTAGGGGTTTCATCCCAGGTACACCTTCTTCTTAATCCCTATCATAATCCTGTTTCTCTGTTTGTTCCAGTTGCTTATAAAGATTTAGACTTTTTTTGTAGATGGTGGTGCTTTTTTTCTGGCTTGATCCTTTTAGCTATTCAGTTTCATCTGccttttgttttgagttttcagttttgagttttgagtgttaataaaaataagattcAGACTTTGTGGATTTCTGTTGTTTCCTGATCAAAGT
It contains:
- the LOC106321278 gene encoding uncharacterized protein At4g04775-like, with protein sequence MSHSAKPSSSSVSCGGNWRRRRGAKERGIPKKFWCGEETMIKTSGTAKNPGRLFHCCPHGSEGDKFHLFTWTDECVVEEIEDLKSMMCDVKGEKSDLRVEVVELQKELERIKLTLERDKNYCCCFL
- the LOC106321279 gene encoding uncharacterized protein LOC106321279; translation: MITYVGGERHVLQTQAQALFTGLINDFPMSLYGQRIWFKLPYETMKDLKILSNGSDTFRLMCEASYWTKYIEVYMEHENVLDVVVNEEVEEGGQSNGETEEMRYEDGENEFEEESRVEAVIAQVSDDEDNENYRDTPPCSDDEEQQHLRLYEGWRRGSGELHIRQVFDSIKDFKDAVFEYALKGGRNIQFTRWGDVKSEARCGVEVDEGEIPCSWRIYLSYEESVSQWMVNTFQDVHSCYKDGHCKILTESRIAKMFLNEVREDPEMKPKTLQDQIQLRYDLNPSHDQCRKAKKKALDLIQDEHDEQFRRIKDYEIEIQKTNPGSVTDLRTVIGAGGLEFFDRFYVCYAVLRDIWRTTCRPIFGIDGCFLKTMAKGQLLAEVGRDANNQIYPLAWAVVHIENTETWVWFLQKLKADLNLGNGDGFTLVSDRQKGLLIAVNELPKVEHRMCARHIYENLRKFYPNKPQMKKLFWSVVESHNEADYKASMKELEEYDKDVYEAFMARNPETCSRAFFTTTCCCEDSLNNNSESYNRTLEKARAMPLVEMLETMRRLAMKRIDLRKKKLLKHKGKFSLKVSKMIESETRHRKYCKSLPGPTGEFEVSENSMQYAVDMRARTCSCRRWDLTGIPCRHALRVVLDQKKTYKTDNLVSHWYLTSKWQQQYSDSIKPVKGIKFWKSSGESTIQAPPREKSKGRKKKAQQRIKGVNESPTKGKKVTQHARVMHCSRCGFPEHNCTKCPNVGVACKPRPPKKQKTTRPQEEIALDVCEGPTQTQPSQT